From a single Rutidosis leptorrhynchoides isolate AG116_Rl617_1_P2 chromosome 5, CSIRO_AGI_Rlap_v1, whole genome shotgun sequence genomic region:
- the LOC139848749 gene encoding subtilisin-like protease, translated as MLRSIIYTLVLTFTAILTASPTNADELQTYIVHLSSPADQNISQPYDREQWYKSILSKTSSVSNEKPNMIFMYHHVITGFAAKMSIKHANALQNMKEILSVTPESVYRLHTTRSPRFLGLRQNEGFWRSSSYGKGVIIGLLDTGVTPGHPSFNDKGVPPPPTKWKGACESKGCNNKLIGLRNFVPESSTPVDEKGHGTHTSSTAAGSRVDNANVFENANGTAMGIAPLSHVAMYKVCHIWDCFESSIAAGMDAAIGDGVDILSISLGRENRTFYENVVMIGAFAAIKKGIFVSCSAGNYGPGLSTLHNEAPWILTVGASTIDRRIETTVRLGDNKFFNGESLYQPKGFDHKLWPLVYPGEHGDKMASLCMNGSLDHVDVKGKVVICDEGSGPTMSQVVKDAGGAAIIIANGKFSGETLRADANFLPASNVGFKEGIEIKKYVNSTGSPLATILFRGTLLGVKSAPVVAAFSSRGPNVASPGILKPDVVGPGVDIFAAWYKSVDNISKVPFNVISGTSMSCPHLAGTAALLKSAHPEWSPAAIKSAIMTTAGQLGGNGRAIVDGKEGQRRADVFAMGSGHVNSSKANDPGLVFDIQPNDYIPYLCGLGYTPKQIQIIVKKTVKCSVKILEAQLNYPSFAVSLKKGETKMYSRTVTNVGKANSTYTVRDVSEPKNVRVSVGSRYKQLKFTEVNQQITYDITFSRDVNDDDDKVGYDQGHMTWVSGDYTVRTPFSFKFE; from the coding sequence ATGCTTCGATCTATAATTTACACGTTAGTTCTCACATTTACCGCCATTTTAACCGCCTCTCCTACCAATGCAGATGAACTTCAAACCTACATTGTTCACTTAAGCTCACCTGCAGACCAAAATATTTCTCAACCATATGATCGCGAACAGTGGTACAAGTCGATTTTGTCTAAAACCTCTTCTGTCTCAAACGAGAAACCGAACATGATTTTCATGTACCACCATGTGATTACAGGGTTCGCTGCAAAAATGTCGATTAAGCACGCAAACGCCTTGCAGAACATGAAAGAAATCTTATCCGTAACGCCCGAAAGTGTCTATCGATTGCATACAACTCGTTCGCCACGTTTTTTAGGCTTACGCCAAAACGAAGGGTTTTGGCGGTCTTCAAGTTATGGAAAGGGAGTTATAATCGGGCTTTTAGACACCGGTGTAACTCCCGGACACCCTTCGTTTAACGACAAAGGGGTCCCACCTCCACCGACAAAATGGAAAGGCGCATGCGAATCCAAAGGATGCAATAACAAGCTAATAGGACTCAGGAACTTTGTTCCGGAAAGTTCTACTCCGGTTGATGAGAAAGGTCATGGGACCCACACTTCAAGTACTGCTGCAGGTAGTCGTGTAGATAACGCGAATGTATTCGAAAACGCTAATGGGACCGCAATGGGGATTGCACCTTTATCACACGTGGCAATGTATAAAGTATGTCACATTTGGGATTGTTTCGAGAGTTCGATCGCAGCTGGCATGGATGCAGCCATTGGAGACGGAGTCGATATTCTTTCGATCTCACTTGGTAGAGAAAACCGCACGTTTTACGAAAATGTTGTCATGATAGGCGCATTTGCAGCCATAAAAAAAGGGATTTTTGTAAGTTGTTCTGCAGGCAATTATGGGCCGGGTTTATCAACTTTACATAACGAAGCCCCGTGGATCCTTACGGTCGGGGCTAGTACCATTGATCGAAGAATTGAAACAACCGTTCGTTTAGGAGACAACAAGTTTTTTAATGGTGAATCGTTATATCAGCCTAAGGGTTTCGATCATAAACTTTGGCCTCTTGTGTACCCAGGAGAACATGGTGATAAAATGGCATCACTTTGCATGAATGGGTCACTAGACCATGTTGATGTCAAGGGCAAAGTAGTAATTTGCGATGAAGGTAGCGGACCTACAATGAGTCAAGTAGTCAAGGATGCTGGTGGAGCTGCTATTATTATCGCTAACGGAAAATTTTCCGGCGAAACTTTACGAGCGGATGCTAATTTTCTTCCTGCATCGAATGTCGGTTTTAAAGAAGGAATCGAAATAAAGAAGTACGTGAATTCGACTGGTTCTCCGTTAGCAACGATCCTTTTTCGTGGAACGTTACTGGGCGTTAAGTCCGCTCCAGTCGTGGCTGCTTTCTCTTCACGAGGACCTAACGTTGCGAGCCCGGGAATCTTAAAACCAGACGTTGTGGGACCCGGGGTGGATATTTTCGCAGCGTGGTATAAATCGGTTGATAACATTAGTAAAGTACCGTTTAACGTTATATCAGGAACGTCGATGTCGTGTCCTCATCTTGCGGGTACAGCTGCGCTACTTAAAAGCGCGCATCCCGAATGGTCTCCTGCTGCTATTAAGTCTGCAATCATGACTACAGCGGGCCAATTGGGCGGAAACGGGCGGGCCATTGTGGATGGAAAAGAAGGCCAACGTCGTGCTGATGTGTTTGCAATGGGGTCGGGACATGTTAACTCATCGAAAGCTAACGACCCGGGGCTTGTATTTGATATCCAACCAAATGACTACATTCCTTACCTTTGTGGGTTAGGATATACACCTAAACAGATTCAAATTATTGTTAAAAAGACGGTGAAGTGCTCAGTTAAAATACTTGAGGCTCAACTGAACTATCCTTCTTTTGCAGTATCTTTAAAAAAAGGTGAGACGAAAATGTACTCGAGGACAGTGACTAATGTCGGTAAGGCGAACTCGACGTACACCGTAAGGGATGTTTCGGAGCCGAAGAATGTTAGGGTTTCGGTTGGCAGTCGTTATAAACAGCTTAAGTTTACAGAGGTGAACCAACAAATAACATATGATATAACGTTTAGTcgtgatgttaatgatgatgatgataaagttgGATATGATCAAGGACATATGACTTGGGTTTCAGGAGATTATACAGTTAGGACTCCTTTTTCATTTAAGTTTGAATGA
- the LOC139846639 gene encoding probable methyltransferase PMT25: MGGVKYSRVDGKKSSNSKATVIILIGVFFLGVWMFMSSPVFPGQNPNVPAPNSKIEAESKSKSTVSATPSSQFEDNSGDLPGDATKDGVNEETAPSKTDAGIREESGNDSSPSESQKSKSTVSATPSSQFEDNSGDLPEDATKDGVNEETAPLKTDAVIREESGNDSSPSESQKSKSNVSEISDSVVPKEEKKPKETKKPESFPAGGQSELLKETETVNGAFSTQAAESASEKKSQKPAGSKNQDGYQWKTCNATTGPDFIPCLDNTEAIRHIHTTMHYEHRERHCPAEPPTCLVPMPNGYKIPIRWPKSRDQIWFNNVPHTQLAEVKGHQNWVKVSGEYLTFPGGGTQMIKGALHYIDHIQKSFPDIEWGKRTRVILDVGCGVASFGGYLFERDVIAMSLAPKDEHEAQVQFALERGIPAISAVMGTQRLPFPSKIFDVIHCARCRVPWHIEGGKLLLELNRMLRPGGYFVWSATPVYQKEAEDVEIWDAMTKLTKGMCWELMVVYSDKLNKVGAAIYRKPSTNECYQTRQQNIPPLCENNDDPDAIWNVKLEACMHKIPVDASVRGTKWPKMWPERVMSPPYWLKSTDTGVYGKPAPDDFIADYEHWKRVVSKSYLNGLGIDWSSIRNIMDMRSIYGGFAAALKDMKVWVMNVVPTDSPDTLPIIYERGLFGIYHDWCESFSTYPRTYDLLHADHLFTSLKKRCKLTSVMAEVDRILRPEGKIIVRDNIDTIAEIENMAKSLHWNIRITYNKENEGLLYVEKTLWRPTEVETLAYTF, from the exons ATGGGTGGAGTAAAGTACTCCAGGGTTGATGGAAAGAAATCATCTAATTCAAAGGCAACAGTTATAATTTTAATTGGTGTATTTTTTCTTGGAGTATGGATGTTTATGTCATCACCTGTTTTCCCGGGTCAGAATCCAAACGTTCCAGCTCCGAATTCCAAAATTGAGGcagagtcaaagtcaaagtcaacggtttCCGCCACTCCATCTTCTCAGTTTGAAGATAATTCAGGCGATTTACCTGGCGATGCAACGAAAGATGGGGTTAATGAAGAAACCGCACCATCTAAAACGGATGCTGGAATTCGCGAAGAATCAGGAAATGATTCTAGTCCGAgtgaaagtcaaaagtcaaagtcaacggtttCCGCAACTCCATCCTCTCAGTTTGAAGATAATTCAGGCGATTTACCTGAAGACGCAACGAAAGATGGGGTCAATGAAGAAACCGCACCATTAAAAACCGATGCTGTTATTCGTGAAGAATCAGGAAATGATTCTAGTCCAAgtgaaagtcaaaagtcaaagtcaAATGTATCTGAGATATCGGATTCTGTGGTTCCAAAAGAAGAAAAGAAACCAAAAGAGACTAAAAAGCCCGAATCTTTCCCGGCTGGAGGTCAGTCTGAACTTCTTAAGGAAACTGAAACTGTGAATGGAGCATTTTCGACACAAGCAGCTGAGTCAGCAAGCGAAAAAAAATCGCAAAAACCAGCCGGGTCAAAGAACCAAGATGGTTACCAATGGAAGACATGTAATGCTACAACGGGCCCCGATTTTATTCCCTGCCTTGATAATACAGAAGCGATTAGACATATTCATACTACAATGCATTATGAACACCGGGAAAGACATTGTCCAGCTGAACCGCCCACATGCCTAGTCCCTATGCCTAACGGGTACAAGATCCCAATTAGGTGGCCTAAAAGCAGAGATCAG ATATGGTTCAACAATGTTCCCCATACACAGTTGGCGGAAGTCAAAGGGCATCAAAATTGGGTCAAAGTAAGCGGAGAGTATCTTACATTCCCGGGTGGTGGTACTCAGATGATAAAGGGAGCTCTTCACTATATCGACCATATCCAAAAG TCATTTCCTGATATCGAATGGGGAAAAAGGACCCGTGTGATACTAGACGTTGGATGTGGAGTTGCAAGCTTTGGTGGGTATCTTTTCGAGCGTGATGTAATTGCGATGTCACTCGCTCCAAAAGACGAGCATGAAGCTCAAGTACAATTTGCACTCGAAAGGGGTATTCCTGCCATTTCAGCTGTTATGGGTACCCAAAGATTGCCTTTTCCGAGTAAGATCTTCGATGTCATTCATTGTGCACGTTGCAGAGTCCCGTGGCACATTGAAG GTGGAAAACTTCTGTTAGAGCTTAATCGTATGTTAAGACCCGGTGGTTATTTTGTTTGGTCTGCTACTCCAGTTTACCAAAAAGAGGCCGAAGATGTGGAAATATGGGACG CTATGACTAAACTGACGAAGGGTATGTGCTGGGAGCTGATGGTGGTTTATAGTGACAAACTGAATAAAGTCGGTGCAGCTATATACAGAAAACCAAGTACCAACGAATGCTATCAAACGAGACAACAAAACATCCCACCTCTATGCGAAAACAACGATGATCCAGATGCAATCTG GAATGTGAAACTTGAGGCATGCATGCATAAAATCCCGGTTGATGCATCAGTTCGTGGAACAAAATGGCCGAAGATGTGGCCCGAAAGAGTGATGTCACCACCGTACTGGTTAAAGAGCACCGATACTGGAGTTTATGGAAAACCGGCCCCCGATGACTTCATCGCTGACTACGAGCACTGGAAACGTGTTGTATCAAAGTCGTACTTGAACGGATTGGGAATCGATTGGTCTTCCATCAGAAACATCATGGACATGCGATCGATTTATGGAGG ATTTGCTGCTGCGTTGAAAGATATGAAAGTATGGGTGATGAATGTGGTGCCAACCGATTCACCAGACACACTTCCTATTATATACGAGCGTGGACTGTTCGGGATATATCACGATTGGTGTGAATCATTCAGCACTTATCCTCGAACATATGATCTTCTGCATGCTGATCATCTTTTCACATCTCTTAAGAAAAG GTGCAAGTTAACATCAGTGATGGCAGAAGTTGACAGGATCTTAAGACCCGAAGGAAAAATAATTGTGCGTGATAACATTGATACCATTGCTGAAATTGAGAACATGGCTAAATCTCTACATTGGAATATTCGTATTACTTACAACAAGGAAAACGAAGGATTGTTGTACGTCGAAAAAACATTATGGCGACCAACGGAGGTAGAAACTTTAGCTTACACCTTCTGA
- the LOC139848750 gene encoding uncharacterized protein produces MALRRSISRTLMSTAATSSSFRSSPFLPRIRPTPMSTAQSLLPLAGAPMTSHLILNVRAFCKLSQEHQMALQFKSSFIICFQADTSHVDSKTPDTSQTLNDEIKEKGADDCSVDEVSPQELYATILPKLKAKGFFDVTVDVVSSNAKFGTRTSLEDTVHSFKSVLEQRFEIPATQQCLISQGNILEDHRTLKSYGLASGYKVYLIVMGGPLKNHAAPYPTTALACPARYFQGLYYSDPEFRELLKYPKYFRQLCSGSPMTELQMIILSSGARQQQTKCRDAVKSSSSDKNRRRR; encoded by the exons ATGGCATTGCGGCGTTCGATCTCCCGGACATTGATGTCCACCGCCGCAACATCTTCATCATTCCGATCATCTCCTTTTCTTCCTCGCATCCGTCCTACGCCGATGTCCACCGCACAATCTCTACTGCCGCTTGCTGGTGCACCGATGACGTCACATCTCATCCTTAATGTGCGAGCTTTTTGCAAGCTGTCTCAAG AGCATCAAATGGCACTACAG TTCAAGTC CTCCTTCATAATCTGTTTTCAAGCAGATACATCACATGTCGATTCCAAAACTCCCGACACGTCACAAACTCTG AATGATGAGATCAAAGAGAAGGGTGCTGATGATTGCTCTGTTGATGAAG TGAGTCCACAAGAACTTTATGCTACCATACTTCCAAAACTGAAAGCAAAAGGTTTCTTCGATGTAACCGTTGATGTGGTGTCTTCAAATGCCAAGTTTGGCACCCGAACTAGCCTCGAGGATACTGTTCACTCCTTTAAATCTGTCCTCGAACAAAGGTTCGAAATACCCGCAACACAACAATGTCTGATTTCTCAAGGAAATATTTTGGAAGATCATCGGACTTTAAAAAGCTATG GCTTGGCGTCAGGATACAAGGTGTACCTGATCGTTATGGGGGGCCCGCTAAAAAATCATGCGGCCCCTTACCCTACAACTGCTCTTGCATGTCCTGCTCGGTACTTTCAAGGGTTGTACTATTCTGATCCCGAATTTAGGGAGTTGTTGAAATATCCCAAGTATTTTCGACAATTATGCTCGGGCTCGCCCATGACTGAACTG CAAATGATAATTCTTTCATCAGGAGCCCGTCAGCAACAAACCAAGTGCAGGGATGCAG TTAAATCTTCAAGCAGTGACAAGAACCGCAGGCGCAGGTGA